A window of Apium graveolens cultivar Ventura chromosome 8, ASM990537v1, whole genome shotgun sequence contains these coding sequences:
- the LOC141680199 gene encoding uncharacterized protein LOC141680199, producing the protein MYREHKFTKFADLLSTLLIAEQNHELVIKNHQSRPTGSAPLPEVNNMSIQQNVRGKGYRGGRSQGQYRGRGRNYGHFRPYNNSGHRKRQSESQSKRKAPRGGKTENVCYRCGMDGHWTRNCHAPGHLVKLYQSSQKSKEKMIETNFANNNIDDFPRITTGGISINGPNEHSETPIWEAED; encoded by the coding sequence ATGTACAGGGAGCACAAATTTACCAAGTTCGCAGATCTTCTATCAACTCTCCTCATTGCTGAACAGAATCATGAATTGGTGATTAAGAATCATCAATCTCGTCCAACAGGATCTGCCCCATTACCTGAAGTAAATAACATGTCAATCCAGCAGAATGTACGTGGAAAAGGGTATAGAGGTGGACGGAGCCAAGGGCAGTACCGTGGACGAGGTCGGAACTACGGGCATTTTCGTCCATATAACAACTCTGGTCACCGGAAGCGGCAATCTGAATCACAGAGTAAAAGAAAGGCACCACGAGGAGGAAAAACTGAAAATGTTTGTTATAGGTGCGGCATGGATGGGCACTGGACACGTAATTGTCATGCCCCAGGTCATCTTGTTAAGCTATACCAATCTTCTCaaaaatcaaaagagaaaatgATAGAAACAAATTTCGCCAACAATAACATAGATGATTTTCCGAGAATCACAACTGGAGGAATAAGCATTAATGGTCCGAATGAACATAGCGAAACTCCCATATGGGAGGCTGAAGATTAG
- the LOC141680198 gene encoding uncharacterized protein LOC141680198: MHPDKSLGPGLDGMNPAFYQQFWNIVSNDIMDMCLKVLATGSMPQNLNDTLVVLISKKNQPERITDLRPISLCNVVSKIISKMLANRLKVLLPSIISESQSAFIPGSINKEKRGGWFTPWIRIARNAPTISHLFFTDDDYLFFRATVEEAQCIKGCLKQYEKAAGQQVNFQKSSIHFSNNTTSSMVEAVSQNLQVAFNRESSFYLGLPSYMGRNKMEVFQYVKEMVWNRMQGWKGKILSRGGKEILINLVIEAIPSYVMSVFLLPKSLCDEIEILMNKFWWVVVNMLCT; the protein is encoded by the exons ATGCATCCGGACAAAAGCCTAGGCCCAGGCCTAGATGGGATGAATCCGGCTTTCTATCAACAATTTTGGAACATTGTTAGTAATGATATTATGGATATGTGTCTGAAAGTTTTGGCTACTGGATCAATGCCACAGAATTTGAATGATACCCTGGTGGTGCTTATATCAAAGAAGAATCAGCCTGAGCGAATAACTGATTTAAGGCCCATATCACTGTGTAATGTAGTGAGTAAGATTATATCAAAAATGCTTGCAAATCGGTTGAAGGTATTGCTGCCAAGTATTATATCTGAGAGCCAAAGTGCATTCATTCCCGGAAG CATTAATAAGGAAAAAAGAGGCGGATGGTTTACTCCATGGATTAGAATTGCAAGGAATGCTCCAACAATTTCTCATTTATTTTTTACAGATGATGATTATTTGTTTTTTCGAGCAACTGTAGAAGAAGCTCAGTGTATCAAGGGCTGCTTAAAGCAGTATGAGAAAGCAGCGGGCCAACAGGTAAACTTTCAGAAATCAAGCATACACTTTAGTAACAACACAACAAGCTCGATGGTAGAGGCAGTTAGTCAGAATTTACAGGTTGCTTTCAACAGGGAGTCTTCGTTCTATTTAGGTCTTCCGAGCTATATGGGTAGAAATAAAATGGAGGTGTTTCAATATGTTAAGGAAATGGTGTGGAATCGTATGCAGGGGTGGAAAGGGAAGATTTTGTCGAGAGGGGGAAAGGAGATTCTCATAAATTTAGTCATTGAGGCAATTCCTTCGTATGTGATGAGTGTATTCTTGCTGCCTAAATCGTTGTGTGATGAGATAGAAATATTGATGAATAAATTCTGGTGggttgttgtgaatatgttgtgtacttga